A stretch of the Marasmius oreades isolate 03SP1 chromosome 8, whole genome shotgun sequence genome encodes the following:
- a CDS encoding uncharacterized protein (MEROPS:MER0033188), which yields MHLGLWAVALQASIVLAASLAGPTVKLDSATVTGTSSGSVSRFLGIPFAKPPTGDRRFRLPESIDPYSTSFSATSMGPACPQQAVKLPDLTGLPADAANFVVNSIYGIIFPDDEDCLTINIIKPADATPTSNLPVVAWIFGGGFEVGSPQMYDGAVIVERSIALGQPVIYVSMNYRLTAFGFLAGKEVKAAGVGNLGLHDQREALRWIQKYISPFGGDPTKVTIWGESAGAMSVSLQMLADGGDTKGLFRAAFMQSGSPPPVGDITDGQKYYDALVQGTGCAGSSDTLACLRTVPYKRLKAAINDSPHILSYQSLNLAWLPRADGVFLSDTPQKLVQQGKVAQIPIVSSDCEDEGTLFSLSILNVTDEGQIRTYLKTNFFPTISDADLDTLLQAYPQDLTQGSPYDTGFLNALSPQFKRFASFQGDALFQAPRRFFLSARSGKQKMWSYLSKRGKVLPFLGAAQGSDLLNIYGGGELTDYLIRFATNLNPNGPGSTSWPEYTNLSPSLLTLTDSALVPIVITQDTYRMKGMSTVTNIMLANPLGIPPNV from the exons ATGCATCTCGGGTTGTGGGCTGTCGCCTTACAGGCATCCATCGTCCTCGCGGCTTCTCTTGCAGGGCCAACAGTCAAGCTAGACTCCGCCACGGTCACTGGCACATCATCCGGAAGCGTCTCGAGATTCTTAGGGATTCCTTTCGCCAAACCACC AACCGGGGACAGGCGATTCCGTCTTCCTGAATCAATCGACCCATATTCGACTTCCTTCAGTGCGACGTCTATGGGTCCAGCCTGTCCTCAGCAAGCAGTGAAACTCCCCGATCTCACTGGACTTCCTGCCGATGCGGCTAACTTCGTCGTGAACTCGATATATGGGATTATTTTCCCAGATGATGAAGATT GTCTGACTATCAATATCATCAAACCTGCTGATGCAACTCCCACCTCAAATCTTCCGGTTGTTGCG TGGATATTTGGTG GTGGATTTGAGGTGGGATCTCCTCAGAT GTATGATGGCGCGGTCATTGTAGAGCGCTCAATTGCACTCGGTCAACCGGTCATATATGTTTCAATGAATTACCGGCTTACTG CTTTCGGTTTCTTGGCTGGTAAAGAGGTGAAGGCAGCAGGAGTCGGTAATTTAGGGCTCCACGATC AGCGTGAGGCACTCAGATGGATCCAAAAGTACATTAGCCCTTTCGGTGGTGATCCCACGAAAGTTACCAT CTGGGGTGAATCCGCCGGAGCCATGTCCGTCTCCCTTCAGATGCTTGCTGATGGAGGAGATACCAAGGGACTCTTCCGCGCTGCCTTTATGCAATCGGGCTCTCCCCCCCCAGTTGGAGATATCACAGACGGCCAAAAAT ACTACGACGCACTTGTTCAGGGGACCGGATGTGCAGGGTCTTCAGACACACTCGCCTGCTTACGGACAGTCCCGTACAAGAGACTTAAGGCTGCCATTAACGACTCCCCCCATATTCTCTCCTACCAG TCATTGAATCTGGCATGGCTACCTCGAGCCGATGGCGTTTTCCTTTCCGACACTCCGCAGAAGCTGGTTCAACAAGGAAAGGTCGCTCAGATCCCCATTGTTAGCA GTGATTGTGAAGACGAAGGAaccctcttctccctctcgATCCTTAACGTGAC AGACGAAGGCCAAATTCGTACATACCTGAAGACGAATTTTTTTCCTACCATTTCAGACGCCGATCTGGATACCCTGCTGCAGGCATATCCACAGGATCTTACTCAGGGCTCACCTTACGACACGGGATTTTTGAACGCTTTGAGTCCCCAATTCAAGAGATTCGCGTCTTTCCAGGGTGATGCGTTGTTCCAAGCACCCAGAAGATTCTTCCTAAGTGCCCGCAGTGGAAAACAGAAAATGTGGTCGTACT TGAGCAAGCGAGGCAAAGTCTTGCCATTCTTGGGTGCT GCTCAAGGATCCGACCTACTGAACATATACGGCGGAGGCGAGCTGACGGACTACCTTATCCGTTTCGCTACCAACTTAAACCCTAATGGTCCTGGATCGACCTCGTGGCCGGAGTATACTAACTTGTCTCCGTCTCTTTTGACGCTCACGGACAGCGCCCTTGTCCCGATAGTAATTACGCAGGACACGTATAGAATGAAAGGGATGTCTACAGTTACGAACATCATGCTGGCAAATCCACTTGGCATTCCTCCGAACGTTTAA
- a CDS encoding uncharacterized protein (MEROPS:MER0033188) yields the protein MLSKFLNLGGFEVGSPQMYDGAVIVERSIALGQPVIYVSMNYRLTAFGFLAGKEVKAAGVGNLGLHDQREALRWIQKYISPFGGDPTKVTIWGESAGAMSVSLQMLADGGDTKGLFRAAFMQSGSPPPVGDITDGQKYYDALVQGTGCAGSSDTLACLRTVPYKRLKAAINDSPHILSYQSLNLAWLPRADGVFLSDTPQKLVQQGKVAQIPIVSSDCEDEGTLFSLSILNVTDEGQIRTYLKTNFFPTISDADLDTLLQAYPQDLTQGSPYDTGFLNALSPQFKRFASFQGDALFQAPRRFFLSARSGKQKMWSYLSKRGKVLPFLGAAQGSDLLNIYGGGELTDYLIRFATNLNPNGPGSTSWPEYTNLSPSLLTLTDSALVPIVITQDTYRMKGMSTVTNIMLANPLGIPPNV from the exons ATGCTCTCTAAGTTTTTGAATTTAGGTGGATTTGAGGTGGGATCTCCTCAGAT GTATGATGGCGCGGTCATTGTAGAGCGCTCAATTGCACTCGGTCAACCGGTCATATATGTTTCAATGAATTACCGGCTTACTG CTTTCGGTTTCTTGGCTGGTAAAGAGGTGAAGGCAGCAGGAGTCGGTAATTTAGGGCTCCACGATC AGCGTGAGGCACTCAGATGGATCCAAAAGTACATTAGCCCTTTCGGTGGTGATCCCACGAAAGTTACCAT CTGGGGTGAATCCGCCGGAGCCATGTCCGTCTCCCTTCAGATGCTTGCTGATGGAGGAGATACCAAGGGACTCTTCCGCGCTGCCTTTATGCAATCGGGCTCTCCCCCCCCAGTTGGAGATATCACAGACGGCCAAAAAT ACTACGACGCACTTGTTCAGGGGACCGGATGTGCAGGGTCTTCAGACACACTCGCCTGCTTACGGACAGTCCCGTACAAGAGACTTAAGGCTGCCATTAACGACTCCCCCCATATTCTCTCCTACCAG TCATTGAATCTGGCATGGCTACCTCGAGCCGATGGCGTTTTCCTTTCCGACACTCCGCAGAAGCTGGTTCAACAAGGAAAGGTCGCTCAGATCCCCATTGTTAGCA GTGATTGTGAAGACGAAGGAaccctcttctccctctcgATCCTTAACGTGAC AGACGAAGGCCAAATTCGTACATACCTGAAGACGAATTTTTTTCCTACCATTTCAGACGCCGATCTGGATACCCTGCTGCAGGCATATCCACAGGATCTTACTCAGGGCTCACCTTACGACACGGGATTTTTGAACGCTTTGAGTCCCCAATTCAAGAGATTCGCGTCTTTCCAGGGTGATGCGTTGTTCCAAGCACCCAGAAGATTCTTCCTAAGTGCCCGCAGTGGAAAACAGAAAATGTGGTCGTACT TGAGCAAGCGAGGCAAAGTCTTGCCATTCTTGGGTGCT GCTCAAGGATCCGACCTACTGAACATATACGGCGGAGGCGAGCTGACGGACTACCTTATCCGTTTCGCTACCAACTTAAACCCTAATGGTCCTGGATCGACCTCGTGGCCGGAGTATACTAACTTGTCTCCGTCTCTTTTGACGCTCACGGACAGCGCCCTTGTCCCGATAGTAATTACGCAGGACACGTATAGAATGAAAGGGATGTCTACAGTTACGAACATCATGCTGGCAAATCCACTTGGCATTCCTCCGAACGTTTAA